The Triplophysa rosa linkage group LG25, Trosa_1v2, whole genome shotgun sequence genome window below encodes:
- the LOC130549229 gene encoding uncharacterized protein LOC130549229: MSTQRSRQTHLLCSHRQGDDNIMNYVDRFLKAAEEAVYREGGFWGGGTRGPFQRWPQGPSVRAEMRMLRPLDFECTVRYAMNARSPGSQPTLPISLRDPGGCVMEIGVIASVSSPDRKIVLLGKTGDGKSSTGNTILRKNIFTPAASPNSITDRSERGERKVFGQKVTVIDTPGVFDTSVDNETIRSEIIRSIISCSAGVDAFVIVLKADRYTRQDMEMVDLIGQNYGEEIFRHAVVLFTHGEKLEGQTIEEFVQKSAALQALVNRCGGRCHIIDNKYWRKCLHCPCSCGYKSNRAQVKNLLDTINNMVRKNRCYTNELLRRVERMIQEEMLRSRKRSVEVCSFSSQQGERAERSVYNRHLMGFAGATSGALTGALMGTGFCVAIALSCISELAGSGTGAAVLNTGEQHLPEQLQEQLQDGTQQQKLILCLRQCGWEQQQPMRMGEL, from the exons atgtcCACCCAACGATCCCGCCAGACTCACCTCCTCTGCAGCCACCGTCAGGGAGATGACAATATCATGAACTATGTCGACCGCTTCCTAAAGGCTGCAGAGGAGGCAGTTTATCGAGAAGGTGGTTTTTGGGGAGGCGGAACTCGCGGTCCTTTTCAACGGTGGCCTCAGGGACCCTCTGtccgggcggagatgaggatgctgagaccactGGACTTCGAGTGCACGGTGAGATATGCCATGAACgcccggagtccagggtctcagcccacCCTACCCATCTCCCTCCGCGATCCCGGAGGGTGCGTCatggagatcggggtcatcg CAAGTGTGTCTTCGCCAGACAGAAAGATCGTCCTTCTCGGTAAAACCGGAGATGGCAAAAGTAGCACTGGAAATACAATccttagaaaaaatattttcacacctGCTGCTTCACCAAATTCCATAACAGATAGATCTGAAAGAGGAGAGAGGAAAGTTTTTGGACAAAAGGTCACCGTTATTGACACCCCTGGAGTTTTTGACACAAGCGTTGATAATGAGACCATCAGATCTGAGATCATTAGATCCATTATTAGCTGCTCTGCAGGTGTTGATGCCTTTGTCATTGTTCTAAAGGCTGACAGATACACAAGGCAAGACATGGAGATGGTGGATTTAATTGGTCAGAATTATGGAGAGGAAATCTTTAGACATGCAGTGGTTTTATTTACTCATGGTGAAAAACTAGAGGGTCAAACCATTGAGGAATTCGTACAGAAAAGTGCAGCACTACAGGCGCTTGTCAATAGATGTGGAGGTCGCTGTCACATCATCGACAATAAATACTGGAGAAAATGTCTCCACTGCCCCTGTAGTTGTGGCTACAAAAGCAACAGAGCTCAGGTGAAAAATCTACTGGATACCATAAATAACATGGTGCGGAAGAATCGCTGCTACACCAATGAGCTGCTTCGAAGGGTGGAGAGGATGATCCAAGAGGAGATGTTGAGGTCTAGAAAGAGGTCTGTTGAGGTCTGCTCTTTCTCTTCTCAGCAGGGAGAAAGAGCAGAAAGGAGTGTTTATAATCGTCATCTGATGGGTTTTGCAGGTGCAACATCAGGAGCTCTGACTGGTGCTTTAATGGGCACTGGTTTTTGTGTTGCTATCGCTCTCAGTTGCATTTCAGAACTGGCAGGGAGCGGAACTGGAGCAGCTGTGCTAAACACAGGG GAGCAGCACTTGCCGGAGCAGCTGCAGGAACAGTTACAGGATGGGACGCAGCAGCAGAAGCTGATTCTGTGTCTGAGGCAATGTGGATGGGAGCAGCAACAACCTATGAGAATGGGAGAGTTGTAA